The region CTTGTAACGGCCATCCCCCGTGTCGATGGTGTCCGTGAGGCTCACCTCCGGGTGATGCTCAAAAAGGGCCATCATGGAGGCCAGCTTAAACGTGGAGCCCGGCTCGGTACGTCCTTGGTTCCCTACGGCGTAGTTATAATCCTCAATGTAGCCGCCTTTGGTCTTACCGAGGTTAGCCATGGCCTTGATCTCGCCGGTCTTCACCTCCATCAGGATCACGGTGCCATACTCCGCGTTGGTTTTCTCCAGGGCCTTGTACAGCGCATTCTCCGCCACGTCCTGCAGGTTGATGTCCAGCGTGGTTTTGATGTCGTACCCGTGCTGCGGATTCACCTCGGTGCCGTCGTGGATAGGCTTGCTGCCCCCGGCGATTCGCTCAAAAAGTGCCTCGCCGTCGGTTCCAGACAGGTTCGCATTAAAGCTGTACTCCAGCCCTGCTCCGTTCTTATCCTCGTTTATAAAGCCAATGGTACGCTCGGCTAGTATACCAAATGGCTTAAAGCGCTTCTCTACTTTCTCAAAGATCACCCCGCCCCTGTTCTTGCCCTCCCGGAAGATGGGCCAGCGCGACATCACCTTTTTATCCTGGTAACCTATCTGCCTGCTGTTCAGGCGTACATACCTTCTGCCGGAGTGCCGCGCGTTCTTAATCTTGCGGTGATAATAATCCGCCGACTTATCGCCGTAAAAGCGCGACAAAAGCATGGCCAGCGAATCTATGCCACTGTTAAATACCTCCGGCTTTGCCACCGTAGGGTCGAATGCCACACGGTAGAAAGGCAGCGACGTAGCCAATATGCTTTCGTTATCTGAAAGGATGTTTCCACGGGTGGCATGCACCGGTTTGTAAAAAATGCGGCGCTCCTTAGAGATGCTCTTCCATTTATCTCCGTCCAGAAACTGAATATGCACTACCTTATACACGATAGCGCACGCAAACAGGCAAACCAACAGGAATACCAGCCTAACCCGGATCAGTATCGACTTCTTAATACTCATCTGCAGGCACTATAACTTGGTATGGCGGCCGGGAGCTTTCCTCCAGACCGAGTGGCGCCACGTTTCGGGCCACCTCCGATTGCTTACTCGCCTCCATGTACTCCGACTTCAGGGTGGAGTAATCGGCCCGCAGGTCCTCCACCTCCACCTTCACCTTATCTATCTGGCGAACCGTCTTCACGGCAAAGTGCGTATTGCCGATATATAAAAGCGTAATGCCCGTCAGAAACAGGATGCGCGGCATATACTTCAGCGGCACCCCCTCTTCAAACAAGGCATCAACATTGGCGTACTTATCGAGCAGTGCGAACAAACTGAATCCCTTCTTCTTTGGCTTCAGCGGTTCCTCTGCCTCTGGCTTCACACGCACCGCATTTAGCTTGGGCGCGCTGTTTCTTTTTGTGAGTACATTAGAAGCCATACTTGTTTTCTTTAGCTAGCAGTTTGTGTTACTTTGCGTCTCGTTCCTCCCTCTTCTCAGCTACCCTTAGCTTGGCACTCCTGGAGCGGCTGTTCTGCAGCAGTTCCTCCTCTGTCGGCGTCACCGGCTTGCGATGCACGGCCTCCAGCGGCTTTATCTCGTTCCCAAAGAGGTCTTTCTCCACCTCCCCGAAAAATTTACCCTTGGCGATGAAATTCTTCACCATCCGGTCTTCCAGCGAGTGATACGAGATCACCGAGAGCCTTCCGCCGGGACTGAGCAGCTCCGCCGCCTGCTCCAGCATCTCCTCCAACGCCTTCATCTCGTCGTTCACCTCGATGCGGAGCGCCTGGAACACTTGGGCCAGGTACTTGTTCTCCTTCCCTCTCGGGGTGCAGGAACTGATGGCCTGCTTAAACTGGGCAATCGTTTCCAGCGGCTGGCGGTTGCGCTTCTCCACCACCGTGCGGGCCAGGGTCTTGGCATTCTTCACCTCCCCATAGATCCCGAAGATGCGGTGCAGTTGCTCTTCCGAGTATGTCTCCAGCACCTCCTGGGCAGTAATTCCCGCATCCGGGTCCATGCGCATGTCCAGCGGACCGTCGAAGCGGGTAGAGAAACCGCGCTCCGGCACATCGAACTGGTGCGACGAAACCCCCAGGTCGGCCAGAATCCCATCCACCTTCTTCACGCTATACAAGCGCAGGTACTTCTTCAGGTCGCGGAAGTTGGCGCGCACGAACTGAAAGTTCGGCCCCTCCAGCTTCTTCGACTGTTCCTGCGCGTCGGCGTCCTGGTCAAAACTATAGAGCTTGCCTGCTGTAAGCTCCTTTAGGATGCGCGCCGAGTGACCTCCGCCGCCAAACGTCACATCCACATATATTCCGTCCGGCTTGATGGCCAGCGCCTCTACCGACTCTTCCAGTAATACTGGGCGATGATACTCCATTACACAAGTGGCTCTTCAGCCGGTTTATCCCCCAAAAACTTCTGGGCGAGCTGCGAGAAATTCTGCTGATCTTTAATCAGGAACTCCTCATACTTATCTGGGTTCCAAATCTCCACACGGTTACCCAAACCTACCACAATCGCCTCTTTCTCCAGCTCCGCAAAGCGTGACATGGTCTTGGGCACAATAAAGCGCCCCGCGCCGTCCAGCTCAATCTCGGTGTTACCCCGGAAGAAATTCCGCTGGAAATGGCGGTATTCCTCGTTGAACTCGTTCAAGCCGGCCACCTTATCGTAAATCACCTTCCACTCCGCCTTCGGGTATAGCACCAGGCAAGGCTCAAACCCCCTCATCAGCACCACATGATTGCCAGACGCCTCCGGCAGGTTGGCTTTTATCTTTGCAGGTAAAACCAACCTTCCCTTCGGATCAATCTTGCACTCATATTCGCCAGAAAGGAAGTTCATAGGCTTATGGTGATTTAGTCCGTATAGACTTTGGACTATACAAATGTAGCCAATCAGCAAAATTTAGCAACCACAATCTACCACTTTTTACCACTTTGTGGATAAATTATGGTAATCCACACCACTTATCCACATTATCCACACCACCGGCCCCTCATTTTGGGTATAACTAAATTTGCAGCGAATCAGCAAATTCCTTAAAATACGAGACGCTAAAAACACAACATACTGATTATAAGCAGGTTAAATGACAAATATTAAACATAGACGATTTTTGATACTTATCTACTGTGAAAGTGGGGCGAAGTGGCAAAAGTGGGAGAAAGTGGAAGGGATTTAAACAAGGTGGAGCAAAGTGGCGGGAAAATCTCGACATCCGAGGACTGGATTACCCCTTCTGGAGGAGGGCTTTGATAGGGTACTGTGACCTTGGGGTTTAGCCAGCATGAAAACCCGATGTGCAAACTCTGGGAGCGTTGCGCTTTTCATCAAAAAAGGAGCCTTTTCAGCTCCGCTTATACTTTAATAACTCCTGTTGCGATTTACTGCTTTTGTAAAGGTGTAAGCCTACCCCTGCCCCTCCAAGGGGGGAAAACCCTTCAAGCGTAATTTGCTTCCCCTCCTCGGAGGAGTTAGGAGTGGGTTAATCGCACCTTAGGTGTTATAGTTGGATGGTATCCTAAAATTTAAACCCTAAGTGAAGGCCTATTGAAAGAATGGGCGTGCCCTCTTTATAGTGGAAGTAGGAGATCCTGCCCCCGGCCACGCCATTGCGCAGGATGCCGAAGTCGTTCTCCAGAAAGCCGTGCAGGCCAATGTCAGAGGTTTTAATGTGGGTCACGGAGCCATCAATCGTCCCCTGCCCCTCCGGGTCAGAGTTGATTTCGGCGCGGTGGCGAAAGCTTGGGCCTGCCCCGAGGCGGAACGTAACGATCTCCGCCTGCATCACATCGAAAGCTGCATCAACGGAGCCCATGAAAAACGTGTTCTGGATGGTATAGATCTGCTTGGCGTCGTCGTAGCGCTTGGCCGACAGGAGGCCAAGGTTCAGGCCAAGCGACAGGCGCTTGCCCAGGTAGTGGCTGAAGTTGTTGCTGAACATCAGGCCCTGGCTGTCGTTTTCGGAGAGCCACACAAAGCTCACACCCGCTTTCAGGCTGGCCGGCTCTTTCCCCGCTCCCCCGTTCGTGAAGGTTTGTGCTGAGGCAGTATGCGGCTGGCTCAGCAAAAGTAAAGTTACAAGAGCAATCAGGGCTAGGGAAGCTACGCTGAATTTCATCGGCTGGAAAGGCAAAGATTAAAACGAAAGGATGCAAGTCACTGCAAACCCTTAGGCATACGGCTGGCTTGCCCGCGCTGTTGCACATCACGGACCTAATTATTTATACTTTCCATACTTAAACTTTGGTTTTATAAAGCTGCCACCAGGGCAGGTACGGTTTGTCGTGGTGCTCGTAGTGGTAGCCGAAGAAGTAGCAGCTGGCAAAGGCCCATACATGGTTCTTGCCCTGCGTGCTGGATTTGTGCGGATTATCCTCGGGGTGCTCTCCGCGGTGCGGCTGGAAAGTACCGAAGTAAAATAGCTGAAAAGTGGCCAGAATGGCCGGCAGCATCCAGAACAACACCACGTTCTCGAGCGGAAAGTATAGCTTGAGCACATTAAACGTAAGGGCCATGAGCAGGAGCTGCCACCAGGTGATGTACTGCCTCAAAAAGCTCAGGTACCAGGGCCAGAACGAGCCGTGGTGGTAATCAGGGTCCTGGTCGGTGGCGACGTGACGGTGGTGCTGGTGGTGCCGCGGCAGCAGGCGCGGATACCAGTTATAGGCAAACAGAAAAGCCGTTACTGTACCGATCGCTTTGTTCAGTTCAGGCCTTCCCGGGGCCGCCACGCCGTGCATGGCATCGTGGGCCGTAATAAACAAACCAGTGTAGAGATGCGTCTGCAGCAGGATAAAGAGGTACGTAAGCGGTGAGGCGAAATCCACGGTATAAGACGTAAGCAGGTACACCAGCAGCAGCAACCAGCTGGCAAGTATAACTGCCGCTATCAGCACACCCCGGAAATCATTCTTTCTCGCTATTGCCATTCTATTGCTTTTCGTATCTCTCTTACCGTAGCACGTATCAAGTAGCACGACTTTTTTATGGCACATGTTTGGTGAAGCTATATTTGCCGTGTGGCGGTACCTCACATTCCTACTTGAATAGGTTGAATTTATACTTCCGCTGCCTCTCAGGCACCCCATCCAGTTAATCTCCCTTTATCGTGATACGTGATACGTGCTACTAGATACGCATTACGCAATTCGCCCTTAAAGTTCATACTTCAGCAGCGCATCGCGCACCTGCTCCATCAGCCACATGGGCGTGGAGGTGGCCCCGCAAATCCCAACCAAGTCGCCGGCGCTGAACCACCCTGGCTCTAGCTGCTCTACCTTTGAGACAAAGTATGTTTCCGGGTTGGTGTCCTTGCATACCTGGTAGAGCACCTTGCCGTTGCTCGATTTGGTGCCGGACACAAAGACCACCTTGTCATACTTGGCGGCGAACTTCCGTAGTTCCTTGTCGCGGTTTGATACCTGTCGGCAGATCGTGTCGTTGGCATTCACCTCGTACCCCTGCCCTTCCAGCCGGCTTTTTATACTATAAAAGCTGTCGGTGCTCTTGGTGGTCTGGCTGTAGAGGGTAATTTTGGGCGGAAGGTCGTACTGCAGCAGCTCCTCCATACTTTCAAACACCACTGCCTGGTTACCGGTTTGCCCCAGCAAGCCTATCACTTCGGCATGGCCATGCTTGCCATATATATAGATCTTATCGCTTTTATCGTAGGAGGTTTTGATGCGATTCTGCAACTTCAGCACCACCGGGCAGGAAGCATCTATCAAGGTCAGGTTGTTCTGCAGGGCGATCTGATAGGTTTGCGGGGGCTCTCCGTGGGCGCGAATCAGCACCGTCTCGTTTTGCAGCTGCCGTAGCTGCTCGTGGTTAATAATGCGCAGGCCCCGCTGCTGCAGGCGCTCCACCTCCACGTCGTTGTGCACGATATCGCCCAGGCAATGCAGATACCCCTGCTCATCCAGGATGTCCTCGGCCATCTGGATGGCATACACCACTCCGAAACAGAAGCCGGAGTTATCGTCGATGGTTATGCGCAGGGTACTCATACGTTCTATACAGCTACAGGGGCATATTGTTTTACGCTTTTGCGCTGCCTAAGTCCCTCATACACAGAAATAGTAAGCAAAAGCATCAACATGGAGTATAAAGTATCCTCTACAGGTATGGAAACGATGCGGA is a window of Pontibacter kalidii DNA encoding:
- a CDS encoding 4-hydroxy-3-methylbut-2-enyl diphosphate reductase, whose protein sequence is MSTLRITIDDNSGFCFGVVYAIQMAEDILDEQGYLHCLGDIVHNDVEVERLQQRGLRIINHEQLRQLQNETVLIRAHGEPPQTYQIALQNNLTLIDASCPVVLKLQNRIKTSYDKSDKIYIYGKHGHAEVIGLLGQTGNQAVVFESMEELLQYDLPPKITLYSQTTKSTDSFYSIKSRLEGQGYEVNANDTICRQVSNRDKELRKFAAKYDKVVFVSGTKSSNGKVLYQVCKDTNPETYFVSKVEQLEPGWFSAGDLVGICGATSTPMWLMEQVRDALLKYEL
- a CDS encoding FtsL-like putative cell division protein → MASNVLTKRNSAPKLNAVRVKPEAEEPLKPKKKGFSLFALLDKYANVDALFEEGVPLKYMPRILFLTGITLLYIGNTHFAVKTVRQIDKVKVEVEDLRADYSTLKSEYMEASKQSEVARNVAPLGLEESSRPPYQVIVPADEY
- a CDS encoding fatty acid desaturase, giving the protein MAIARKNDFRGVLIAAVILASWLLLLVYLLTSYTVDFASPLTYLFILLQTHLYTGLFITAHDAMHGVAAPGRPELNKAIGTVTAFLFAYNWYPRLLPRHHQHHRHVATDQDPDYHHGSFWPWYLSFLRQYITWWQLLLMALTFNVLKLYFPLENVVLFWMLPAILATFQLFYFGTFQPHRGEHPEDNPHKSSTQGKNHVWAFASCYFFGYHYEHHDKPYLPWWQLYKTKV
- the mraZ gene encoding division/cell wall cluster transcriptional repressor MraZ codes for the protein MNFLSGEYECKIDPKGRLVLPAKIKANLPEASGNHVVLMRGFEPCLVLYPKAEWKVIYDKVAGLNEFNEEYRHFQRNFFRGNTEIELDGAGRFIVPKTMSRFAELEKEAIVVGLGNRVEIWNPDKYEEFLIKDQQNFSQLAQKFLGDKPAEEPLV
- the rsmH gene encoding 16S rRNA (cytosine(1402)-N(4))-methyltransferase RsmH: MEYHRPVLLEESVEALAIKPDGIYVDVTFGGGGHSARILKELTAGKLYSFDQDADAQEQSKKLEGPNFQFVRANFRDLKKYLRLYSVKKVDGILADLGVSSHQFDVPERGFSTRFDGPLDMRMDPDAGITAQEVLETYSEEQLHRIFGIYGEVKNAKTLARTVVEKRNRQPLETIAQFKQAISSCTPRGKENKYLAQVFQALRIEVNDEMKALEEMLEQAAELLSPGGRLSVISYHSLEDRMVKNFIAKGKFFGEVEKDLFGNEIKPLEAVHRKPVTPTEEELLQNSRSRSAKLRVAEKREERDAK